One window from the genome of Paramormyrops kingsleyae isolate MSU_618 chromosome 3, PKINGS_0.4, whole genome shotgun sequence encodes:
- the LOC111858640 gene encoding leucine-rich repeat-containing G-protein coupled receptor 5-like, which yields MRACWLVFASVFGGAALALVGRADCPRRCQCEGDGALLRVDCADLGLADLPANLSVFTSYLDLSMNSLTLLRAGALGHLRFLEELRLAGNDLNHIPAGAFSGLVSLKVLMLQNNQLWQVPSESLRPLRNLQSLRLDANRIISVPPSSFDGLLSLRHLWLDDNALTEVPVPALAGLSSLQAMTLALNRVSHIPDGAFANLSSLVVLHLHNNRIHTLGKKCFDGLQNLETLDLNYNSLVDFPVAVKALTNLKELAFHSNNIRSIPEQAFVGNPSLLTIYFYNNPIQSIGKSAFQLLPELRTLSLNGATEITEFPDLTGTTSLESLTITGARISSLPSTLCNQLPKLKVLDLSYNLIQHLPSFSGCGNIQKINLHHNKIQEVLSGTFQSLPALKSVDLAWNRVCTVESGAFSHLPLLARLDLTSNQLSSLPAAGLQSLTHLKLVGNGRMKELLSAEDFPVLRVMEMPYAFQCCAFVACEMSPEPWATEESSGVKEIRGRTGGELMPRPEDHDLEDFPLELDEDPKFPQLVQCNPAPGPLQPCSHLFGSWVIRAGMWLIALLSLTCNTLVACTVFLSPALVSPAKRLVGLLAVSDCVVGLSGGVQAVADALTLSGFAAYAAWWEGGVGCKVTGFLSVFAGETSVFLLTTAMVEYRLSVRCSKRSGARPAPRSMRMISGLCFGLALAITAPSVLYMGQHTISSLCLPLPFGEASSMGFMVALVLLNSLCYFVMTVIYTMLYCSLAKDELDSFWDCSMISHLARLLVTNCLLYIPVAFLSFSSLLSLSFISPVMAKSVLLIIAPLPACLNPLLYVSFNPHFKEDLALLCKQARLLRGHHHASLISLNSEDAEKQSCDSMQALMINTSLQEAREDEELYGNPVPFVPCS from the exons ATGCGCGCTTGCTGGCTGGTCTTTGCGTCGGTCTTCGGCGGCGCGGCGCTGGCGCTGGTCGGGCGCGCGGACTGTCCGCGGCGCTGTCAGTGCGAGGGGGACGGGGCGCTCCTGCGCGTGGACTGCGCGGACCTCGGTCTCGCGGATCTCCCTGCAAACCTCAGCGTCTTCACTTCCTATCT AGAcctcagcatgaacagcctcaCGCTGCTCCGGGCAGGAGCCCTTGGTCACCTCCGTTTCCTGGAAGAGCT GCGACTTGCGGGGAATGACCTGAACCACATTCCTGCCGGAGCCTTCTCTGGCCTTGTCAGCCTCAAAGTGCT GATGCTGCAGAACAACCAGCTCTGGCAGGTCCCCAGTGAGTCGCTGCGGCCCCTACGGAACCTGCAGTCCCT CCGCCTGGACGCCAACCGCATCATCAGTGTGCCGCCCAGCTCCTTTGACGGCCTGCTGTCCCTGCGGCACCTTTGGCTGGATGACAACGCCCTGACGGAGGTGCCCGTCCCAGCCCTGGCGGGACTCTCCTCCCTGCAGGCCATGACTCTCGCCCTCAACAGGGTCAGCCACATCCCCGACGGCGCCTTTGCTAACCTCAGCAGCCTGGTGGTCCT ACATCTCCATAACAACAGAATCCACACCCTTGGGAAGAAGTGCTTCGATGGCCTTCAGAATCTGGAGACCTT GGACTTGAACTATAACAGCTTGGTGGACTTCCCTGTTGCCGTCAAAGCCCTCACCAACCTGAAGGAGCT GGCATTTCACAGCAACAACATCCGGTCCATTCCAGAGCAGGCCTTCGTTGGGAATCCTTCACTGCTGACAAT TTACTTCTATAACAACCCCATCCAGTCCATTGGCAAGTCGGCCTTCCAGCTCCTTCCAGAACTGCGCACATT ATCTCTGAACGGGGCCACGGAAATCACGGAGTTCCCGGACCTCACCGGTACCACGAGTCTGGAGAGCCT AACCATCACTGGAGCGCGGATCTCCTCTCTCCCGAGCACCTTGTGTAACCAGTTACCCAAACTCAAAGTTCT GGATCTTTCTTACAACTTGATCCAGCACCTCCCCAGCTTCAGCGGCTGTGGAAACATCCAGAAAAT AAACCTCCATCACAACAAAATCCAAGAAGTTCTTTCAGGAACTTTCCAGAGTCTTCCGGCACTGAAATCTGT TGACCTGGCCTGGAACAGAGTCTGCACTGTGGAATCCGGCGCCTTCTCCCACCTCCCGCTGCTGGCCAGGCT GGACCTGACCTCCAATCAGCTGTCGTCCCTCCCTGCCGCCGGCCTCCAGAGCCTCACGCACCTCAAGCTGGtgggaaatggcaggatgaAGGAGCTGCTGTCTGCAGAGGACTTCCCAGTGCTCAG ggtgatggagatgCCATATGCGTTTCAGTGCTGCGCTTTCGTGGCCTGCGAGATGTCACCAGAGCCCTGGGCCACGGAGGAGAGCAGTGGCGTCAAGGAGATAcgcggcaggacaggcggggaGCTCATGCCCAGGCCAG AGGATCATGACCTTGAAGATTTTCCCCTGGAGCTTGACGAGGACCCAAAGTTCCCTCAGTTGGTTCAGTGCAACCCAGcaccag GACCTCTCCAGCCCTGTTCCCACCTCTTCGGGAGCTGGGTCATACGTGCCGGCATGTGGCTCATCGCGCTGCTGTCGCTCACCTGCAACACCCTAGTGGCCTGCACGGTCTTCCTGTCCCCTGCCCTCGTATCTCCAGCCAAGCGTCTTGTGGGCCTCTTGGCTGTCTCCGACTGTGTCGTCGGCCTCTCCGGAGGTGTGCAGGCCGTGGCCGATGCCCTGACCCTCAGTGGCTTTGCAGCATACGCTGCCTGGTGGGAGGGAGGCGTAGGATGTAAGGTCACGGGCTTCCTGTCCGTCTTCGCCGGTGAAACCAGCGTCTTCCTGCTGACCACTGCCATGGTGGAGTACAGGCTCTCTGTACGCTGCTCCAAGAGGTCAGGGGCTCGGCCGGCCCCCAGAAGCATGAGGATGATTTCAGGCCTGTGTTTCGGCCTGGCTCTGGCCATCACTGCCCCCTCCGTCCTCTACATGGGCCAGCACACCATCTCCTCTCTATGCCTGCCTCTGCCCTTTGGAGAGGCTTCCAGCATGGGCTTCATGGTGGCTTTGGTGCTCCTCAACTCGCTCTGCTATTTTGTCATGACAGTAATCTACACCATGCTCTACTGCAGCTTGGCAAAGGATGAGCTGGACAGCTTCTGGGACTGCTCCATGATAAGCCACCTGGCCAGGCTGCTCGTCACTAACTGCCTGCTCTACATTCCCGTGGCcttcctctccttctcctcTCTGCTCAGCCTCTCCTTCATCAGCCCAGTAATGGCGAAGTCTGTGCTGCTGATCATTGCCCCCCTTCCCGCCTGCCTGAACCCACTACTCTACGTGTCCTTCAACCCTCACTTCAAGGAGGACTTGGCTTTGCTCTGCAAGCAGGCACGGCTGCTGAGGGGGCACCACCATGCCAGCTTGATCTCCTTGAACTCTGAAGATGCAGAGAAGCAATCATGTGACTCCATGCAAGCTCTGATGATCAACACATCTCTCCAGgaggcccgggaggatgaggaGCTCTACGGAAACCCTGTGCCCTTTGTCCCTTGCAGTTAG